Proteins encoded within one genomic window of Thermococcus celer Vu 13 = JCM 8558:
- a CDS encoding NAD(P)-binding protein — translation MVRMRVNGKELEASEGKPLIEFLRENGEHVPGFCYSGELDPYGSCRLCLVSTPRRVTTSCTLKPMEGLELKTLSEEVVSMRKTALELMLSDHYGDCIGPCQDGCPAHSDVQGYLALIAMGKYHEAVKLMKEKYILPAVLGRVCPAFCEEACRRNLVDEPLAIRQLKRFAADYDLEHGPWMPEIPPSTGKRVAVVGGGPAGLACAYYLRTMGHEVTIIEAMPQLGGMMRYGIPAYRLPRDVLDMDIATVVNTGIEVRTNTALGRDVTLEELREGYDAVFLGVGAWRSRRMRIPGEELEGVMHGIEFLRRVNTGETVGLGERVLVVGGGNTAMDVARTALRLGAEVTVVYRRSREEMPANPREVEEAMEEGVKFLFLANPVRILGDGRVEGVELIRMRLGEPDASGRRRPIPVEGSEFRVRADNVILAIGQYCDEEFLRSLGVEARRGRAVVDEVTLQTSVPGVFAGGDLVLGPSTVIESIATGRRAAVMIDLYLKGKLERAREVLTEPEKHIEDVLKDEDLYRVLFDLRPYNHWKSVTEKDYGHVERKPRARVELLEVERRKRTFEEVEPGLTEEQVLEEAGRCMSCGCMEVFRCKLREYATLYNAEGHAFEGETNRFEIDESHPWVTLDNNKCVLCGQCVNFTHEVSGEGVVDYLFRGFGTKISPPPGENLGDSRGRFIGEMIDLCPVGAITEKVPFVKPGPWKTRAVRTVCNGCSLACEMAVEVYDGMLVRASRVDDSWNRHICDHCRFDRPWAGDLSGPLLNGRPVGWEEARRFISERSYALILTPNLTNEEIAFFMEFAGKRGIPIGSTVRGGLSTATLEDIKRAGRVLLRADVEKFPLLMILLRGKEIVEDGYDVAIIEGGEPLGVPTLILHEGVNSMGLLKAGIKGIPESDAYVVIGEPGMELGGDVLVVPAGIWAEKSGTVTNAFGMELRVEAAREGYSPLGLFS, via the coding sequence ATGGTCAGGATGAGGGTAAACGGAAAAGAACTTGAGGCCTCCGAAGGGAAGCCCCTCATAGAGTTCCTTCGCGAAAACGGAGAGCACGTGCCGGGGTTCTGTTACTCGGGCGAGCTTGACCCCTACGGCTCCTGCAGGCTCTGCCTCGTCTCCACGCCGAGGAGGGTTACAACCTCGTGCACCCTGAAACCGATGGAGGGGCTTGAGCTGAAGACCCTGAGCGAGGAAGTCGTCTCGATGAGGAAGACCGCACTCGAGCTCATGCTCTCCGACCACTACGGCGACTGCATAGGCCCCTGTCAGGACGGCTGTCCGGCCCACAGCGACGTTCAGGGCTACCTCGCGCTCATAGCCATGGGGAAGTACCACGAGGCCGTTAAGCTGATGAAGGAGAAGTACATCCTGCCCGCGGTGCTCGGAAGGGTCTGCCCGGCCTTCTGTGAAGAGGCCTGCAGGAGGAACCTCGTTGATGAGCCCCTGGCGATAAGGCAGCTCAAGCGCTTCGCGGCGGACTACGATCTTGAGCACGGCCCCTGGATGCCCGAGATCCCCCCTTCCACGGGAAAGCGGGTCGCGGTTGTCGGAGGGGGCCCCGCGGGTCTCGCCTGCGCCTACTACCTGAGGACGATGGGGCACGAGGTGACGATAATCGAGGCCATGCCCCAGCTGGGCGGGATGATGCGCTACGGGATCCCGGCCTACAGACTGCCGAGGGACGTCCTCGATATGGACATCGCGACGGTGGTGAACACCGGGATAGAGGTGAGAACCAACACCGCCCTCGGGAGGGACGTGACCCTTGAGGAGCTGAGGGAGGGGTACGATGCCGTCTTCCTTGGCGTTGGGGCGTGGAGGAGCAGGAGAATGCGGATTCCGGGTGAGGAGCTCGAGGGGGTCATGCACGGCATAGAGTTCCTCAGGAGGGTTAACACTGGCGAAACGGTCGGACTCGGGGAGCGCGTCTTGGTAGTTGGTGGCGGAAACACGGCCATGGACGTTGCGAGAACCGCTTTGAGGCTCGGCGCTGAGGTCACAGTCGTCTATCGCCGCTCGAGGGAGGAGATGCCGGCCAACCCGCGGGAAGTGGAGGAGGCGATGGAGGAGGGAGTGAAGTTCCTCTTCCTGGCGAACCCCGTGAGGATCCTCGGCGACGGAAGGGTTGAGGGGGTGGAGCTGATCAGGATGCGCCTTGGCGAGCCCGATGCGAGCGGCAGGAGGAGACCGATACCCGTGGAGGGCTCCGAGTTCAGGGTTAGGGCCGACAACGTTATCCTCGCGATAGGCCAGTACTGCGACGAGGAGTTCCTGAGGAGCCTCGGCGTGGAGGCGAGGCGCGGAAGGGCCGTGGTGGACGAGGTGACGCTCCAGACGAGCGTTCCGGGGGTCTTCGCGGGGGGCGACCTCGTTCTCGGCCCCTCAACCGTCATAGAGAGCATCGCAACGGGGAGAAGGGCGGCGGTGATGATAGACCTCTACCTGAAGGGCAAGCTTGAGAGGGCCAGGGAAGTGCTGACGGAACCCGAGAAGCACATCGAGGACGTCCTGAAGGACGAGGATCTTTACAGGGTTCTCTTCGACCTCAGGCCGTACAACCACTGGAAGAGCGTCACGGAGAAGGACTACGGGCACGTGGAGAGAAAGCCGAGGGCGAGGGTCGAACTCCTCGAGGTGGAGAGGAGGAAGAGAACCTTCGAGGAAGTGGAGCCGGGCCTTACGGAGGAGCAGGTCCTTGAGGAGGCGGGGCGGTGCATGAGCTGTGGCTGCATGGAGGTTTTCAGGTGCAAGCTCAGGGAATACGCCACCCTCTACAACGCCGAGGGGCATGCCTTCGAGGGGGAGACCAACAGGTTCGAAATAGACGAGAGCCACCCATGGGTCACCCTCGACAACAACAAGTGCGTCCTCTGTGGCCAGTGCGTCAACTTCACCCACGAGGTCTCCGGGGAGGGGGTTGTTGATTACCTCTTCCGGGGATTCGGGACGAAGATCTCTCCGCCACCCGGCGAAAACCTCGGCGATTCCCGGGGCAGGTTCATCGGTGAGATGATAGACCTATGCCCCGTTGGGGCCATCACGGAAAAGGTCCCCTTCGTAAAGCCGGGCCCGTGGAAGACCCGGGCGGTGAGAACGGTCTGCAACGGCTGCTCCCTCGCCTGCGAGATGGCGGTGGAGGTCTACGACGGCATGCTCGTAAGGGCCTCGCGCGTGGACGACTCGTGGAACCGGCACATCTGCGACCACTGCCGCTTTGACAGGCCCTGGGCCGGGGACCTGAGCGGGCCGCTCCTCAACGGGAGGCCTGTGGGCTGGGAAGAGGCCAGACGCTTCATCTCGGAGAGGAGCTACGCCCTGATTCTGACGCCGAACCTGACGAACGAGGAGATAGCCTTTTTCATGGAGTTCGCCGGGAAGAGGGGCATCCCGATAGGCTCCACCGTCAGGGGCGGCCTCTCGACGGCGACGCTCGAGGACATCAAAAGGGCCGGGCGGGTTCTCCTCAGGGCGGACGTCGAGAAGTTCCCGCTCCTCATGATACTCCTCAGGGGCAAGGAAATTGTTGAGGATGGCTACGACGTTGCGATAATTGAGGGTGGAGAGCCGCTCGGGGTGCCGACGCTGATCCTCCACGAGGGCGTCAATTCAATGGGGCTGCTGAAGGCGGGTATAAAGGGAATCCCCGAGAGCGACGCCTACGTTGTCATAGGGGAACCTGGGATGGAGCTCGGGGGCGATGTACTGGTGGTTCCCGCGGGAATCTGGGCCGAGAAGAGCGGAACCGTAACGAACGCCTTTGGGATGGAACTGAGGGTGGAGGCGGCGAGGGAAGGCTACTCGCCCCTCGGGCTTTTCTCTTGA
- the nuoF gene encoding NADH-quinone oxidoreductase subunit NuoF, whose protein sequence is MSEIKAIAVGMNSCGIAAGARETYKAIKAELERRKLDVRLKIVGCVGMCYREPLVDVITGGEIITYGHVDPKKVPRIIEEHVINGKPVEEWVVKRDRWENGERKTWDVDGYFARQRKIVLENSGYIDPENIDEYIAVGGYEALRKALEMEPEEIIEVITKSGLRGRGGAGFPTGLKWKFAREARGDVKYVVCNADEGDPGAFMDRNVLEGDPHRVIEGMIIGAYAIGASKGFIYVRAEYPLAIRRLRIALKQARDRGFLGENILGSGFSFDIAIKEGAGAFVCGEETALIASIEGKRGMPRPRPPYPAQKGLWGKPTNINNVETWANVPWIIKHGWEAYASIGTGKSRGTKVFALSGKVKRGGNVEVPMGMTLREILYEIGGGTKTGKRIKAVQLGGPSGGCIPERLFDTPVDYESVNATGAIMGSGGMVVMDEDTCMVDVAKFFLDFTVKESCGKCTFCRLGTKRMWEILDRFTRGEATEEDLQKLERLAYQVKAGSLCGLGQTAPNPVLTTLRYFRDEYLAHIEGRCPARVCKPLIRYVIVADKCTGCTACAIFCPVKAISGERLRPHVIDQEACIKCGTCYEVCRFNAIEVRTGGE, encoded by the coding sequence ATGTCTGAGATAAAGGCCATCGCCGTCGGGATGAACTCCTGCGGCATAGCGGCCGGCGCGAGGGAGACCTACAAGGCCATAAAGGCCGAGCTCGAGAGGCGGAAACTCGACGTCAGGCTCAAGATAGTTGGCTGCGTCGGCATGTGTTATCGCGAGCCCCTCGTTGACGTCATCACTGGTGGGGAGATAATCACCTACGGCCACGTCGACCCGAAGAAGGTGCCGAGGATAATAGAGGAGCACGTTATCAACGGAAAACCCGTAGAGGAATGGGTGGTGAAGAGGGACCGGTGGGAGAACGGCGAGAGGAAAACCTGGGACGTCGACGGCTATTTTGCCCGGCAGAGGAAGATAGTGCTGGAGAACTCCGGTTACATAGACCCCGAGAACATCGACGAGTACATAGCGGTCGGGGGTTACGAGGCGCTCAGGAAGGCCCTGGAGATGGAGCCCGAGGAGATAATAGAGGTCATCACGAAGTCCGGCCTGAGGGGAAGGGGCGGTGCCGGATTCCCGACCGGCCTGAAGTGGAAGTTCGCGAGGGAGGCCAGGGGCGATGTAAAGTACGTGGTCTGCAACGCCGACGAGGGCGATCCGGGGGCATTCATGGACAGGAACGTGCTTGAGGGCGACCCCCACCGCGTCATAGAGGGCATGATAATCGGTGCCTACGCCATCGGGGCGAGCAAAGGTTTCATCTACGTCCGCGCAGAGTACCCGCTCGCGATAAGGAGGTTGAGGATAGCGCTGAAACAGGCCAGGGATAGAGGCTTCCTCGGCGAGAACATCCTCGGGAGCGGTTTCTCCTTCGACATCGCCATCAAGGAAGGTGCCGGGGCGTTCGTCTGCGGTGAGGAGACTGCCCTGATAGCCTCGATAGAGGGAAAGCGCGGGATGCCGAGGCCGAGGCCGCCCTACCCCGCCCAGAAGGGCCTCTGGGGCAAACCCACGAACATCAACAACGTGGAGACATGGGCCAACGTCCCGTGGATAATCAAGCACGGCTGGGAGGCCTACGCGTCCATAGGAACCGGGAAGAGCAGGGGCACAAAGGTCTTCGCGCTGTCGGGCAAGGTAAAGCGCGGCGGAAACGTCGAGGTGCCGATGGGGATGACGCTCAGGGAGATACTCTACGAGATAGGCGGGGGCACAAAAACCGGCAAGAGGATAAAGGCGGTTCAGCTTGGCGGCCCCTCGGGTGGCTGTATCCCGGAGCGTCTCTTCGACACGCCCGTCGACTACGAGAGCGTCAACGCCACCGGAGCCATCATGGGTAGCGGCGGGATGGTCGTCATGGACGAGGACACCTGCATGGTGGACGTGGCGAAGTTCTTCCTCGACTTCACGGTCAAGGAATCCTGCGGAAAGTGCACCTTCTGTCGCCTCGGGACGAAGAGGATGTGGGAGATCCTGGACAGGTTCACGCGGGGGGAGGCGACGGAGGAAGACCTTCAAAAGCTTGAAAGGCTCGCCTATCAGGTTAAGGCCGGCTCCCTCTGCGGCCTCGGGCAGACCGCTCCGAACCCTGTTCTAACGACCCTGCGCTACTTCAGGGACGAGTACCTCGCCCACATAGAGGGCAGGTGTCCGGCCAGAGTTTGCAAACCGCTCATCAGGTACGTCATCGTGGCGGATAAATGCACCGGCTGCACGGCGTGCGCCATATTCTGCCCGGTCAAGGCCATCAGCGGTGAGAGGCTCAGGCCCCACGTCATCGACCAGGAGGCGTGCATCAAGTGCGGAACCTGCTACGAGGTGTGCCGCTTCAACGCCATAGAGGTGAGGACGGGGGGTGAGTGA
- the nuoE gene encoding NADH-quinone oxidoreductase subunit NuoE — protein MESSLDYIRSYPAEPSSLIPLLQRTQERFGYLPREALEEIADYLGVPLSRVYGVATFYAQFRFEPLGKYVVRICHGTACHVNGAVNVSGAITEELGIGEGETTEDGLITLERVACLGCCSLAPVIMVNDKVFGKLTPEKARKLMRELREGKLDV, from the coding sequence ATGGAATCTTCCCTTGATTATATCCGCTCCTACCCGGCGGAACCGAGCTCGCTGATTCCCCTTCTCCAGCGAACCCAGGAACGGTTCGGTTACCTCCCCCGTGAGGCCCTCGAGGAGATAGCCGACTACCTCGGGGTACCGCTCAGCAGGGTTTACGGTGTCGCCACGTTCTACGCCCAGTTCCGCTTCGAGCCCCTCGGAAAGTACGTCGTCAGGATCTGCCACGGCACGGCCTGCCACGTGAACGGTGCCGTCAACGTATCCGGCGCCATAACGGAGGAACTTGGAATCGGGGAGGGGGAGACGACCGAGGACGGACTGATAACGCTCGAACGCGTCGCCTGCCTCGGATGCTGCAGTCTGGCCCCCGTCATAATGGTGAACGATAAAGTCTTCGGCAAGCTCACGCCTGAGAAGGCCAGGAAACTGATGCGGGAGCTCAGGGAGGGGAAGCTCGATGTCTGA
- the shyB gene encoding NAD(P)-dependent hydrogenase/sulfhydrogenase 2 subunit beta, whose protein sequence is MRYIKLPSENFGKFFNSLREWGRVYGPVKKGKVYSFQEVGDPAEMALDYNRTMLPPKKFFVGPRETILRLKNGHWEEETNVEPTVLFGLHSCDIHGLKILDGVYLNEPVDPYYLRRREATLIVGISCMPDEYCFCKSLGTHFAMDGFDLFLHELPDGWLVRIGSVRGHEIAWRHGELFEEVTDEDLANFREFEERRANSFRRELPQGGLADMLDLAYNSPVWKKYAEICLGCGNCNMVCPTCRCYEVCDRWTDAYGAVRERRYDSCFMENHGLVAGGHNFRPTRLDRFRHRYYCKSYFDPSAGYNCVGCGRCDEFCPAKIEHVGVLEEVRGSLQ, encoded by the coding sequence TTGAGGTACATAAAATTACCTTCCGAAAATTTTGGGAAGTTCTTCAACTCCCTCAGGGAGTGGGGCAGGGTGTACGGGCCGGTGAAGAAGGGAAAGGTCTACTCCTTCCAGGAGGTTGGGGACCCGGCGGAGATGGCCCTCGACTACAACAGAACCATGCTCCCGCCGAAGAAGTTCTTTGTGGGGCCCAGAGAGACCATTCTAAGGCTGAAAAACGGCCACTGGGAAGAAGAAACCAACGTGGAGCCGACTGTCCTCTTCGGCCTCCATTCCTGCGACATCCACGGCCTCAAGATACTCGACGGGGTGTACCTCAACGAACCCGTCGACCCCTACTACCTGAGGAGAAGGGAAGCCACACTGATAGTGGGAATAAGTTGCATGCCCGACGAATACTGCTTCTGCAAGAGCCTAGGAACGCACTTCGCCATGGACGGCTTCGACCTTTTCCTGCACGAGCTACCGGACGGCTGGCTCGTGAGGATAGGCAGCGTCCGCGGGCACGAGATAGCCTGGAGACACGGCGAGCTGTTCGAGGAGGTGACCGATGAAGACCTGGCCAACTTCAGAGAGTTCGAGGAGAGGAGGGCTAACTCCTTCCGGAGGGAGCTTCCACAGGGGGGCCTGGCCGACATGCTCGATCTGGCCTACAACAGCCCGGTCTGGAAGAAGTACGCGGAGATATGTCTCGGCTGCGGCAACTGCAACATGGTCTGCCCAACGTGCAGATGCTACGAGGTATGCGACCGCTGGACGGACGCGTACGGCGCGGTGCGCGAGAGGAGGTACGACTCGTGCTTCATGGAGAACCATGGTCTGGTCGCCGGGGGCCACAACTTCAGGCCAACGCGCTTGGACCGCTTCAGGCACCGCTACTACTGCAAGAGTTACTTCGACCCCTCGGCGGGCTACAACTGCGTCGGCTGCGGGAGATGCGACGAGTTCTGCCCGGCGAAGATTGAGCACGTCGGGGTTCTTGAGGAGGTCAGGGGGTCGCTCCAATGA
- the shyC gene encoding NAD(P)-dependent hydrogenase/sulfhydrogenase 2 subunit gamma, producing MNPYMSHDARILEVKDLTPREKLFTLRFVDPEVGANFSFRPGQFVIVDVRGFGEFPISLCSSPTRKGYLQLCIRKAGRMTKFIHGMKEGDIIGIRGPYGNGFPMERMEGSNLILVAGGLGMAPLRSVLWYAIDTGKYGHVHLFYGTKAYEDILFRDEVIHLLKHGEAMNCSVKLAYEVESPSCIYLERGFSDRVCRGVVTDLFRGEEFNVNNTYALICGPPVMYRFVIRELLDRRLSPGRIYMTLERRMRCGVGKCGHCIVGTSVSIKYICQDGPVFTYWDALSTRGLI from the coding sequence ATGAACCCGTACATGAGCCACGACGCGAGGATTCTGGAGGTTAAGGACCTTACGCCGAGGGAGAAGCTCTTCACGCTGCGCTTCGTTGACCCCGAGGTCGGGGCGAACTTCAGCTTCAGACCGGGTCAGTTCGTCATCGTCGATGTTCGGGGCTTCGGCGAGTTCCCGATAAGCCTCTGCTCGTCTCCAACGAGGAAGGGTTACCTCCAGCTTTGCATCAGAAAAGCGGGCAGGATGACCAAGTTTATACACGGGATGAAGGAGGGCGACATCATAGGGATTCGCGGGCCCTACGGAAACGGCTTCCCGATGGAGCGGATGGAGGGTTCCAACCTCATCCTCGTGGCCGGCGGCCTGGGCATGGCCCCCCTCCGCTCGGTGCTCTGGTACGCCATAGACACGGGAAAGTACGGGCACGTCCACCTTTTCTACGGGACCAAGGCCTACGAGGACATACTCTTCCGTGACGAGGTAATCCACCTGCTGAAGCACGGTGAGGCCATGAACTGCTCGGTAAAGCTCGCCTACGAGGTTGAGAGCCCATCGTGCATCTACCTTGAGAGGGGCTTCTCGGACAGGGTGTGCAGGGGCGTCGTCACCGACCTGTTCCGGGGCGAGGAGTTCAACGTGAACAACACCTACGCCCTCATCTGCGGCCCGCCCGTGATGTACAGGTTCGTCATAAGGGAGCTCCTCGACAGAAGGCTCTCGCCGGGTAGGATCTACATGACCCTCGAGAGGAGAATGCGCTGTGGGGTGGGCAAGTGCGGCCACTGCATCGTCGGAACCAGCGTTTCCATAAAGTACATCTGTCAGGACGGGCCGGTCTTCACCTACTGGGACGCTCTCTCCACGAGGGGGCTGATATGA
- the shyD gene encoding NAD(P)-dependent hydrogenase/sulfhydrogenase 2 subunit delta yields MMEKLKLGVFELTDCGGCALNMLFLYERLFDLLEFYEIEEFHMATSLDGGTHYDVALVTGTVSTRRDLNLLKDVRNRSDYLIALGTCATHGSVQASVEMPIREKLKAVYGDGGNPMGALDSKPVVEYVAVDFALPGCPYDKEEVYQALIDIAKGVEPVRKDYPVCLECKLNEYECVLVKKGLPCLGPITYGGCNAVCLRSGLGCIGCRGPLPGEVNPAGEYEVLKSLGYDEEYILRKFKTFSRWEP; encoded by the coding sequence ATGATGGAGAAGCTCAAGCTCGGGGTCTTTGAGCTTACGGACTGCGGCGGCTGTGCATTGAACATGCTCTTCCTCTACGAGAGGCTCTTCGATCTCCTCGAATTCTACGAGATAGAGGAGTTCCACATGGCAACGAGCCTTGATGGAGGAACCCACTACGACGTCGCCCTCGTGACCGGAACCGTCTCGACGAGGCGCGACCTGAACCTCCTCAAGGATGTTAGGAACCGCTCGGACTACCTGATAGCCCTCGGAACCTGCGCGACCCACGGTTCGGTTCAGGCGAGCGTTGAAATGCCGATCAGGGAAAAGCTGAAGGCCGTTTACGGAGACGGTGGAAACCCGATGGGCGCCCTCGACTCCAAACCGGTCGTTGAGTACGTGGCCGTCGATTTCGCCCTTCCTGGATGCCCCTACGATAAGGAGGAGGTTTATCAGGCGCTCATCGACATAGCCAAAGGCGTCGAGCCCGTGAGGAAGGACTACCCCGTCTGCCTCGAGTGCAAGCTCAACGAGTACGAGTGCGTGCTGGTGAAGAAGGGCCTCCCCTGCCTCGGTCCGATAACCTACGGGGGCTGCAACGCCGTCTGCCTGAGATCGGGCCTCGGGTGCATAGGGTGCCGCGGGCCGTTGCCCGGAGAGGTGAACCCTGCCGGGGAATACGAGGTACTGAAGAGCCTCGGCTACGATGAGGAATACATCTTGAGGAAGTTCAAGACCTTCTCGAGGTGGGAGCCATGA
- the shyA gene encoding NAD(P)-dependent hydrogenase/sulfhydrogenase 2 subunit alpha has product MIIETREFTRVEGNGKAEVVIEDDEVKDVRLKIIEGPRFFELLTLGRHYRDVPDLEARICAICYLAHSVASVIGIERAFGVEVPEEVSLLRELGLIGEFLESHSLHLYLLVAPDLFGYPDAIRMASRHGELVREGLAIKAFGNRLRVLVGGREIHGINVKPGGFGRYPTVEELERIERESEALLRLAKRSVRLFARLQPYGARAGHFVATDGYLWGERLISDEGGKFHYTERIEERSPVYSFAKQSHYMGETFLVGALPRLLLKSSMLTPTARRLFEEHGEKLETGYVSYNNLAQAIELVYSIERAKEIARRLLDRGIEGENVPVEPREGEGIGYVEAPRGVLIHHYRMDASGNVTYSNIITPTALNHAMIEASLLTEARGLYGETDEGEMVKRLEETVRAFDPCISCSVHLVNL; this is encoded by the coding sequence ATGATAATCGAGACCCGGGAATTCACGCGCGTTGAGGGCAACGGCAAAGCCGAGGTAGTCATCGAGGACGACGAGGTAAAGGACGTTAGGCTCAAGATAATTGAAGGCCCGCGCTTTTTTGAACTGTTAACCCTGGGAAGGCACTACCGAGACGTACCCGACCTGGAGGCGAGGATATGCGCCATCTGCTACCTCGCCCACAGCGTCGCCTCGGTCATTGGAATCGAGAGGGCCTTCGGGGTCGAGGTGCCCGAGGAGGTAAGCCTCCTGAGGGAGCTGGGGTTGATAGGGGAGTTCCTCGAGAGTCACTCACTCCACCTGTACCTACTCGTCGCACCCGACCTGTTCGGCTATCCCGACGCCATAAGGATGGCGAGCAGGCACGGCGAACTCGTGAGGGAGGGGCTGGCCATCAAGGCCTTCGGTAACAGACTGAGGGTCCTCGTGGGAGGAAGGGAGATACACGGCATAAACGTAAAACCCGGTGGCTTTGGGAGGTACCCGACCGTCGAAGAGCTCGAGAGGATTGAGAGGGAGAGCGAAGCCCTCCTCCGGCTGGCAAAGCGCTCCGTGAGACTCTTTGCCCGGCTCCAACCCTACGGCGCCCGGGCGGGCCACTTCGTTGCCACCGACGGCTACCTATGGGGTGAAAGGCTGATATCGGACGAAGGAGGGAAGTTCCACTACACAGAGAGGATAGAGGAGCGCTCCCCCGTCTACAGCTTTGCCAAGCAGAGCCACTACATGGGGGAAACCTTCCTTGTCGGGGCCCTGCCGAGGCTCCTACTCAAGTCGAGCATGCTGACACCCACCGCCAGGAGGCTCTTCGAGGAACACGGGGAGAAACTGGAGACCGGATACGTGAGTTACAACAACCTCGCCCAGGCTATAGAGCTCGTGTATTCCATTGAGAGGGCAAAAGAGATAGCGAGGAGGCTCCTCGATAGGGGCATCGAAGGGGAGAACGTCCCCGTTGAGCCGAGGGAGGGGGAAGGAATCGGCTACGTCGAGGCACCGAGGGGGGTTCTAATACACCACTACAGAATGGACGCCAGCGGCAACGTAACTTACTCGAACATAATAACCCCAACCGCGCTGAACCACGCAATGATCGAAGCGAGCCTGTTGACGGAGGCCCGGGGGCTTTACGGCGAGACGGACGAGGGGGAGATGGTAAAGAGGCTCGAGGAGACGGTGAGGGCCTTCGACCCGTGCATATCCTGCTCGGTGCACCTCGTGAACCTGTAG
- a CDS encoding DUF257 family protein codes for MDLDNVAEIIDSILPGESVLLKYHTSYIPEFILRFFIDYSKERGVSLLVDDNFDSLNTIAIHAKTLGLPLDLDGVYVVKTGGKYEVGNVVTRVPFHPDPRVYLENYEEASRKAFNDLQPPMLNLVLGIENLFLLVQRPSDVYRLLLAIQRFVGRKERKAFYLINEDVVRGLPFNVMPELERIATTVMEVFPYPSGATVRVLKSINPEMIGRELRITVGRWSRWRQ; via the coding sequence ATGGACTTGGATAACGTCGCCGAGATCATAGACTCAATTCTTCCCGGGGAGAGCGTTCTGCTGAAGTATCATACATCGTACATCCCGGAGTTCATCCTGAGGTTCTTCATTGACTACTCCAAAGAACGGGGGGTCTCCCTGCTCGTGGATGACAATTTCGATTCCCTCAACACCATAGCGATTCACGCCAAAACCCTGGGCCTTCCCCTCGACCTCGATGGGGTGTACGTCGTTAAAACAGGCGGAAAGTACGAGGTCGGAAACGTGGTGACCAGGGTGCCCTTCCATCCGGACCCAAGGGTCTACCTTGAGAACTACGAGGAAGCGAGTAGAAAGGCCTTCAACGACCTACAACCCCCTATGTTAAACCTCGTTCTTGGAATCGAGAACCTCTTCCTGCTGGTACAACGGCCATCGGACGTTTATCGCCTCCTCCTGGCGATCCAGCGGTTCGTGGGGAGAAAAGAGAGGAAGGCATTTTACCTCATCAACGAAGACGTTGTTCGTGGTCTCCCGTTCAACGTGATGCCCGAACTCGAGAGGATAGCGACGACGGTAATGGAGGTGTTCCCCTACCCGAGCGGTGCCACCGTGAGGGTCCTGAAGAGCATCAACCCCGAGATGATCGGAAGAGAGCTTAGAATCACCGTCGGGAGGTGGTCACGATGGAGACAGTAA
- a CDS encoding DUF257 family protein encodes METVKAVMSSGRDLNALMDKLLPGGLTVIENRAFLGGEFVLHALVSYSKTRNIPLIVEDIFDTLPVYMKHLEIMGVSIDERDVNVIKVGGTQEFGNVLGRINFENDPGVYQRKLERKLEEVKPNGRYIHLVLGLERFLTLQNDVYSTYILMSLIRQKLGDTNLLSQKLGNSEDINVYLMEPAVLENTNPNPLPMLEDIATSVIELENDGELIRLTLYKSVLALLSNKQHIIVSPREALGWWS; translated from the coding sequence ATGGAGACAGTAAAGGCGGTGATGAGTTCAGGGCGGGACTTGAACGCCCTGATGGATAAACTTCTGCCGGGTGGATTGACGGTGATTGAAAACAGGGCTTTCCTCGGCGGGGAGTTCGTACTGCATGCCCTGGTCAGTTACTCGAAAACGCGGAACATTCCCCTCATCGTGGAGGACATCTTCGACACCCTTCCGGTTTACATGAAACACCTTGAGATAATGGGAGTTTCCATCGACGAACGCGACGTTAACGTCATCAAGGTGGGAGGGACTCAGGAATTCGGGAACGTCCTGGGTCGGATAAATTTTGAGAACGACCCCGGCGTCTATCAGAGAAAACTCGAAAGAAAGCTTGAGGAGGTAAAACCCAACGGCAGATACATCCATCTGGTTCTCGGCCTGGAAAGGTTCCTAACGCTCCAAAACGACGTTTACAGCACGTACATTCTCATGAGCCTTATAAGACAAAAACTCGGGGATACGAACCTTTTAAGCCAGAAGCTCGGGAATTCGGAGGATATAAACGTGTACCTCATGGAACCGGCCGTCCTGGAGAACACGAATCCCAACCCCCTCCCTATGCTGGAGGACATAGCGACCTCAGTAATCGAACTGGAAAACGATGGGGAACTCATCAGGTTAACGCTCTACAAGTCGGTACTGGCCCTGCTGAGCAATAAACAACACATCATCGTCTCCCCACGGGAGGCACTGGGGTGGTGGAGCTGA